The following proteins are encoded in a genomic region of Planctomycetota bacterium:
- a CDS encoding sigma-70 family RNA polymerase sigma factor yields the protein MQQINFDEALTHLESIYRMAFYLTYNQTEAEDLAQETYLKAYSNWDKYEPGTNCRAWLAAILRNTHINRVKKEAHEPITIPAEKLESMPVELKESPTDLKKIINELVSDEIKKAIQKLPEEYIQTLTLAWLSELSYEEIAKVMECPIGTVMSRLARARLFLRKNLEEYCNKKQ from the coding sequence GTGCAACAAATAAATTTTGACGAAGCCCTTACTCATTTAGAAAGTATTTACCGTATGGCTTTTTACCTGACTTATAACCAGACAGAAGCCGAAGATCTCGCCCAGGAAACTTACCTTAAGGCTTATAGCAACTGGGATAAATACGAGCCCGGGACTAATTGCCGGGCGTGGCTTGCCGCCATACTGCGTAATACTCATATTAACCGCGTGAAAAAGGAAGCCCACGAACCAATAACTATCCCGGCAGAGAAACTGGAATCCATGCCCGTAGAGCTGAAAGAATCGCCGACCGACCTTAAAAAAATTATTAACGAACTGGTCAGTGATGAAATAAAAAAAGCTATCCAAAAACTGCCCGAGGAATACATCCAAACCCTGACCCTGGCATGGCTGAGCGAACTTTCTTATGAGGAAATAGCCAAAGTGATGGAGTGCCCCATCGGAACGGTGATGTCACGCCTTGCACGTGCGCGCTTGTTCCTCAGGAAAAATCTGGAAGAATATTGCAATAAGAAACAATAA
- a CDS encoding FHA domain-containing protein, with protein MNCEEITKHIFDFLSKSLPALEEAEFKTHIQTCLKCAERVIAEKELEESIKEKITADITLPSRLKEQIVEKISSGSSLKIIRKDGKEEAIKIKEDIITFGRKSKCTVCLQEDSKISRNHCRIERKGNTFEITDLDSRNGMYINGEKTIHKTLSPGDEIKIGDTIVIFTPPVTVPETNAGQKPAESAPAVMTTAKVEPSQPAPVGPAISPEHEIHHKHKKHRVINPREESLTPYLAAAAGILIAIGIIAFINSGGGGKAYNTGTPNERKSSPSAKTDAQITETQSRLDKAYYEVNNLAKDYLYKEALSKAEGFLQEYGRELTDSQKEYLKIKIEYLEQCLAREKETKESLEMLEKEIVWVTDPALIKGKYEELSRIAWSTVFTARINAKIAELNQTILEKEESEKSFAGFKSDITEDLAKGNYSDAVKRCEFFKTLNDNDYAETLIKQEMETINAEAKKGFEPVALEGNEILARNDLEKARGFYQNQAARFRGTNYAGQLEARLEEINKLIAKEDNQKSLARKSSLKLLDEGDILAKKYDYKNASAKYSEALKTIATEYPSLKERASTMHDCLKKESALFESLIQKIKDKTVSLPRLSGNGTVIQANHEGFSLSNNSTIKWASINPTEMYSLFKKTGLVSADPEPIAIFCLENKLLNEAFDAFNSIVKRDKALKPNLEELLELYTGKKTPEGGYLIYKNKWLTPAEKNDMVAQETLTALASSLKSTRTAADMGKICLDITKLIEANPSQKTELNRIILKDLQETYNALKKTTEKSFGKLDIEKLRKIKGELNQKRQEALKEIREGPTDPPASHPKTSQKMNEKVEAVRAIWEKPTDRVIQLDKSLTGTVDKLKILANEIKKYSPPSVENMEELDILSALTLNSKVDIKNFPLNAVEAKLIQYNKKVMEENEKNMEATTPETETVRLINEYRIMMGLQALKIHDLLTKAARKHSNHMQSVRQLAHEGIGDGTPASRTKTEGFNGSGVGENCYMSTSASPKESVDGWYWSHGHHINMIGNWIFIGPGCASNYYTTNFGR; from the coding sequence ATGAATTGCGAAGAAATCACCAAACACATCTTCGATTTTCTCAGCAAATCGCTCCCGGCGCTGGAGGAAGCTGAATTCAAAACTCATATCCAAACCTGTCTGAAATGCGCGGAAAGAGTAATTGCGGAAAAGGAACTGGAAGAATCCATTAAAGAAAAAATTACCGCCGACATCACTCTCCCATCTCGTCTTAAAGAACAAATCGTTGAAAAGATAAGCTCCGGATCATCCTTAAAAATCATCCGTAAAGACGGTAAGGAGGAAGCAATTAAGATAAAAGAGGATATCATCACTTTCGGGAGGAAATCAAAATGCACGGTCTGCCTGCAGGAAGACAGCAAGATTTCGCGCAATCATTGCCGGATTGAGCGTAAAGGGAATACATTCGAAATAACCGATCTCGATAGCAGGAACGGCATGTATATCAACGGGGAAAAAACAATCCACAAAACCCTTTCACCCGGTGATGAAATTAAAATAGGCGACACCATAGTTATCTTTACCCCTCCTGTAACTGTCCCTGAAACAAACGCCGGGCAAAAACCGGCCGAATCAGCGCCTGCTGTCATGACGACTGCGAAAGTTGAACCCTCGCAACCTGCACCGGTTGGACCGGCAATATCGCCGGAACATGAAATCCACCATAAACATAAAAAACACCGGGTAATTAATCCACGTGAGGAATCATTAACGCCTTACCTGGCTGCCGCAGCCGGCATATTAATAGCCATCGGAATCATTGCATTCATAAACTCCGGTGGTGGCGGTAAAGCCTATAATACCGGAACTCCCAATGAAAGAAAATCATCCCCTTCCGCCAAAACAGATGCACAGATAACGGAAACGCAATCCAGACTGGACAAGGCATATTACGAAGTAAACAACCTAGCCAAAGATTACCTTTATAAAGAGGCTTTAAGTAAAGCTGAAGGATTTTTACAGGAGTACGGACGAGAGCTAACCGATTCGCAAAAGGAATATTTAAAGATAAAAATAGAGTATCTGGAACAGTGCCTGGCAAGGGAAAAGGAAACGAAAGAATCATTGGAAATGCTGGAAAAGGAAATCGTTTGGGTAACCGATCCTGCATTAATCAAGGGAAAATATGAGGAGCTTTCCAGAATCGCCTGGAGCACGGTTTTTACCGCCCGGATAAACGCCAAAATCGCCGAGCTCAACCAAACCATCCTGGAAAAAGAGGAATCGGAAAAATCCTTTGCGGGCTTTAAATCCGATATCACCGAAGATCTTGCCAAAGGAAATTATTCCGATGCGGTTAAACGCTGTGAGTTTTTCAAGACCCTGAACGACAACGATTATGCCGAAACACTGATAAAACAGGAAATGGAAACCATCAACGCCGAGGCTAAAAAAGGCTTTGAGCCGGTCGCCCTGGAAGGCAACGAAATTCTGGCAAGAAACGACCTGGAAAAAGCCAGGGGGTTTTACCAGAACCAGGCAGCCCGTTTCCGCGGAACTAATTACGCCGGGCAGCTGGAAGCACGACTCGAAGAGATTAACAAACTGATTGCCAAAGAAGATAACCAAAAATCACTGGCAAGAAAATCGTCCTTAAAATTGCTGGATGAGGGAGACATTCTGGCAAAGAAATATGATTATAAAAATGCCTCCGCCAAATATTCCGAAGCGCTCAAAACTATAGCCACAGAATACCCCTCATTAAAAGAGCGGGCTTCAACGATGCATGACTGCCTTAAAAAAGAAAGCGCCCTTTTTGAAAGCTTAATCCAGAAGATAAAAGATAAAACGGTCTCCTTACCCAGGCTTTCCGGCAACGGAACCGTCATCCAAGCAAATCACGAAGGATTTTCCCTTTCGAACAACTCCACAATTAAATGGGCTTCAATCAACCCGACTGAAATGTATTCCTTATTCAAGAAAACAGGCTTGGTTTCAGCCGACCCTGAACCAATAGCAATATTCTGCCTGGAAAATAAATTGCTGAACGAGGCATTTGACGCTTTTAATAGCATCGTAAAAAGGGATAAGGCGTTGAAGCCCAACTTGGAAGAACTGCTGGAGTTATATACCGGGAAAAAAACGCCCGAAGGCGGCTACCTGATTTACAAAAATAAGTGGCTGACCCCGGCAGAGAAAAACGATATGGTTGCACAGGAAACCTTAACTGCCCTGGCTTCATCCCTTAAATCCACCCGGACCGCGGCTGACATGGGAAAAATATGCCTGGATATTACGAAATTAATAGAGGCCAACCCCTCCCAGAAAACCGAACTTAACAGGATTATCCTTAAAGACTTGCAGGAAACCTACAACGCCCTCAAGAAAACGACCGAAAAAAGTTTCGGTAAACTCGACATAGAAAAACTGAGGAAAATAAAAGGTGAGCTTAACCAAAAAAGGCAGGAAGCGCTAAAGGAAATCAGGGAAGGACCGACTGATCCTCCGGCATCTCACCCTAAAACGTCCCAGAAAATGAATGAGAAAGTCGAAGCGGTCCGCGCGATATGGGAAAAGCCGACAGACCGGGTAATCCAACTGGATAAATCGCTTACTGGTACGGTAGATAAGCTGAAAATCCTGGCAAACGAGATAAAAAAATACTCTCCGCCTTCCGTTGAAAATATGGAAGAGCTTGATATTTTATCCGCCCTGACATTAAACTCCAAAGTGGATATTAAAAATTTCCCCTTAAATGCCGTTGAAGCCAAACTTATCCAATACAACAAAAAGGTAATGGAAGAAAACGAGAAAAACATGGAAGCGACCACCCCTGAAACAGAAACAGTCAGACTGATAAATGAATACCGCATCATGATGGGATTGCAGGCGCTTAAAATCCATGATCTATTAACAAAAGCCGCCCGCAAGCACAGTAACCACATGCAAAGCGTCAGGCAGCTTGCACACGAGGGAATCGGCGACGGAACCCCGGCAAGCCGTACAAAGACGGAAGGATTTAACGGCAGCGGGGTAGGCGAAAATTGCTATATGAGCACATCAGCCAGCCCGAAGGAAAGCGTTGACGGCTGGTACTGGAGCCATGGGCATCACATTAATATGATAGGCAACTGGATATTTATCGGTCCAGGCTGCGCATCGAATTATTACACCACTAATTTCGGCAGATAA
- a CDS encoding MFS transporter: MNNEPDELQENPGGETDNPSYLSYAMRARLKIRDRYREVKSYYSRKNVIAGVIGNVLEWYDFAVFGYFAPIIGAHFFPSNNRLTSLLSAFGVFAIGYFARPIGGIIFGRMGDKAGRKVALQISVMLMAIPTFLISVLPTYAQIGMLAPILLIILRLLQGISVGGEFIGSICFTTETAPANERGFWGSWTQGSLIGGILLGSLVAAIIQAVMPPESLASWGWRLPFLAGLGIGIFGLWMRTGLSESSDFTNTKETTDASRNPIMDAIREFPLRIFHIAMLVILSGGGFYLLFVWWPTFLEDEMSPPINYAFATNVISMLILMLMLPVTGWLSDKCGRKALLILGSLSMIIAAYPLFMLIKQPTFGSVLAAQLTFAVLLSLFMGPVSTTLAEMFPSRVRYSGIALGYNISLSLFGGTAPLIATWLVFHFNDMTVAAYYLMVMAFISLMAALTLNKGNSSEMDKTIADKEEITFK, encoded by the coding sequence ATGAATAATGAACCTGACGAGCTTCAAGAAAATCCAGGCGGCGAAACGGATAATCCCAGCTATCTATCTTATGCCATGCGGGCCCGCCTGAAAATCAGAGACCGCTATCGAGAGGTAAAATCTTATTATTCAAGGAAAAATGTTATTGCCGGGGTAATCGGAAACGTCCTGGAGTGGTATGACTTTGCCGTTTTTGGATATTTTGCCCCGATTATCGGAGCTCATTTTTTTCCGTCAAATAATCGGTTAACTTCGCTATTAAGCGCGTTCGGCGTTTTTGCCATAGGCTACTTCGCCAGGCCCATCGGCGGCATAATCTTCGGCCGCATGGGCGATAAAGCCGGCCGTAAAGTCGCTCTCCAGATTTCCGTGATGCTGATGGCAATCCCGACGTTCCTGATAAGCGTCCTGCCGACTTATGCCCAAATCGGCATGCTCGCTCCGATTTTACTCATAATATTGCGCCTATTGCAGGGAATATCTGTTGGCGGAGAGTTTATCGGCTCAATATGTTTTACCACCGAGACCGCCCCCGCAAATGAACGCGGTTTTTGGGGAAGCTGGACGCAAGGCAGCCTTATCGGAGGAATCCTATTAGGGTCTCTGGTCGCAGCAATAATCCAGGCAGTTATGCCGCCAGAGTCATTAGCCAGTTGGGGCTGGAGATTGCCGTTTTTAGCCGGCTTGGGAATAGGAATATTCGGCTTATGGATGAGGACCGGATTATCCGAATCTTCAGATTTTACCAATACAAAAGAAACCACTGATGCCAGCCGAAATCCTATTATGGACGCTATCAGGGAATTTCCATTGCGTATTTTTCATATTGCTATGTTGGTAATACTCTCCGGCGGCGGTTTTTATTTATTGTTTGTCTGGTGGCCGACTTTTTTGGAGGATGAGATGTCCCCGCCGATTAATTATGCCTTTGCGACTAATGTCATTTCCATGCTTATATTAATGCTCATGCTTCCCGTAACCGGATGGCTTTCCGATAAATGCGGGCGTAAAGCATTGCTCATACTCGGCTCACTCAGCATGATTATTGCCGCTTATCCGCTTTTTATGCTGATAAAACAACCGACCTTTGGTTCGGTCTTAGCTGCTCAATTAACATTCGCCGTATTGCTCAGCCTTTTTATGGGTCCGGTATCGACGACATTAGCGGAAATGTTTCCTTCCCGGGTGCGTTATAGCGGCATTGCCTTAGGCTACAATATATCTTTATCTTTGTTTGGAGGAACGGCACCGCTTATTGCCACCTGGCTCGTATTCCATTTTAATGATATGACTGTCGCCGCTTATTACCTGATGGTGATGGCGTTTATCAGCCTAATGGCCGCATTAACCCTGAATAAAGGAAACAGCTCTGAAATGGACAAAACCATTGCGGATAAAGAAGAAATAACCTTTAAATAA
- the ileS gene encoding isoleucine--tRNA ligase, with protein sequence MNYKDTINLPKTNFSMKADLVKKEPLIREKWVQSKLYEKIRELRKGKPKYILHDGPPYANGDVHVGTALNKILKDIVVKFKTMQGFDSPYVPGWDCHGLPIEHRVMTKLGEKAKTMPKADIRKECEKYARGFIDIQRKQFLTLGVLGEWDNPYLTLNPSYEAAIIEVFGDLVQKGFVYRKLKPIHWCMSCETALAEAELEYADEKSPSIYVKFLMNTEQLKSKIPECSLSTVPCSFFIWTTTPWTLPANVAVALNPAFEYAIVEYTDKKSDKAEILIFAESLVSKVMETIGIKDYKIKGKFKGSSFEGLTYQHPFIKRECRAILADYVTLEDGTGIVHIAPGHGQEDYESGLSYKLPVLSPVDKSGRLTEEAGIFPGEKVFDADPKICAMLEEKGNLLMKKDVVHSYPHCWRCKKPVIFRATEQWFISVDHNDTRQKALDQTRKVKWVPAWGETRISSMLEQRPDWCISRQRNWGVPIPVFYCAKCHEPLLDKKIIDIVRETFRKEGAMSWFVKQPVDFLPKETKCAKCGHTEFIKENDIFDVWFESGSSFRGAVIENKQLHFPADLYLEGTDQHRGWFQLSLLPSVMTRGVAPFKTVLTHGFVITPEGEKVSKSKGGLLLADEMVGKVGADIIRLWISSINFTEDIPVSMNILQEKGDPYRKIRNTFRYLLGNINDFNPKANMVKYESMTEIDKWALSKLHNLIKVITAAYDSFEFHKAYREIYEFCVVEMSSFYIDVLKDRLYTFAVDSVERRSAQTVMHEIATGLTKLVAPILAHTAEEIWTEINLDGKQESVHLADWPKANDKYINAELEANWAKLLKIKTEVSRKLDTLRKDGTLGSSLEAEVTLYTENAEWSKLLKQYEKSLPAILIISQAHLAEKKPENAGAGTDIPEIFIAAKKCSYQKCERCWNYREAVGKDNNYPTLCDRCIPVISGK encoded by the coding sequence ATGAACTACAAAGATACCATCAACCTCCCCAAAACCAATTTCTCCATGAAAGCCGACCTGGTAAAGAAGGAGCCGCTTATCAGGGAAAAATGGGTGCAGTCAAAACTCTATGAAAAAATCCGCGAACTGCGCAAAGGCAAGCCCAAATACATCCTGCACGACGGGCCGCCCTATGCCAACGGAGATGTCCATGTCGGCACGGCTTTGAATAAAATACTCAAGGATATCGTGGTCAAATTCAAGACCATGCAGGGCTTCGATTCCCCCTATGTCCCGGGCTGGGATTGCCACGGGCTTCCTATCGAGCACCGTGTCATGACCAAACTCGGCGAGAAAGCCAAAACCATGCCCAAAGCCGATATCCGCAAAGAATGCGAGAAATACGCCCGCGGCTTTATCGATATCCAAAGGAAACAATTCCTCACCCTCGGCGTCCTGGGCGAATGGGATAATCCTTACCTCACCCTCAACCCTTCATATGAAGCGGCTATTATAGAAGTCTTCGGCGACCTGGTCCAAAAAGGATTCGTCTACCGTAAGCTTAAACCCATCCACTGGTGCATGAGCTGCGAAACCGCCCTGGCCGAAGCGGAACTGGAATACGCCGATGAAAAAAGCCCCTCTATCTACGTTAAGTTTTTAATGAACACTGAACAATTAAAAAGTAAAATCCCTGAATGTTCATTGTCCACCGTTCCCTGCTCATTCTTTATTTGGACGACCACACCCTGGACGCTCCCGGCAAACGTGGCAGTGGCGTTAAATCCGGCATTTGAATATGCAATCGTTGAATACACGGACAAAAAATCCGATAAGGCGGAAATATTAATCTTTGCCGAGTCGCTAGTTAGTAAGGTAATGGAAACAATCGGCATCAAGGATTATAAGATAAAAGGCAAATTCAAGGGAAGCTCTTTCGAAGGGCTCACTTACCAGCACCCGTTTATCAAAAGGGAATGCCGGGCGATATTGGCGGATTACGTCACACTGGAAGACGGCACCGGAATCGTCCACATCGCCCCGGGCCACGGGCAGGAAGACTATGAAAGCGGCTTAAGCTACAAACTCCCCGTTTTAAGCCCGGTTGATAAAAGCGGGCGGCTGACCGAAGAGGCCGGCATCTTCCCGGGAGAAAAGGTCTTTGACGCCGACCCGAAAATCTGCGCCATGCTGGAAGAAAAGGGCAATCTCCTCATGAAAAAGGACGTCGTCCATTCATACCCGCACTGCTGGCGCTGCAAGAAACCGGTCATCTTCCGCGCCACCGAACAGTGGTTTATTTCCGTTGACCATAATGATACGCGCCAAAAAGCGCTTGACCAAACCCGGAAAGTCAAGTGGGTGCCTGCCTGGGGAGAAACGCGCATCTCCAGCATGCTTGAACAGCGGCCGGATTGGTGCATCTCCCGCCAGCGCAACTGGGGCGTCCCCATCCCGGTTTTCTACTGCGCCAAGTGCCATGAGCCGCTTCTGGATAAAAAGATAATCGATATCGTCCGGGAAACATTCCGCAAGGAAGGCGCGATGAGCTGGTTTGTGAAACAGCCGGTTGATTTCCTCCCTAAAGAAACTAAATGCGCCAAGTGCGGCCATACTGAATTCATTAAAGAAAACGATATTTTCGATGTCTGGTTTGAATCCGGCTCCAGTTTCCGCGGAGCAGTGATAGAAAATAAACAGCTCCACTTCCCGGCGGATTTATATTTGGAAGGCACAGACCAGCACAGGGGCTGGTTCCAGCTTTCGCTCCTGCCTTCTGTCATGACGCGCGGCGTGGCGCCGTTTAAAACCGTCCTGACGCACGGATTTGTCATCACGCCCGAAGGCGAGAAAGTCTCCAAATCCAAGGGCGGGCTTTTGCTGGCGGACGAAATGGTCGGGAAAGTCGGTGCGGATATCATCCGCTTGTGGATTTCTTCCATCAACTTCACGGAAGATATCCCGGTTTCCATGAATATCCTGCAGGAAAAAGGCGACCCATACAGGAAGATTCGCAATACCTTCCGCTACCTCTTAGGCAATATCAATGACTTTAACCCCAAAGCCAACATGGTGAAATACGAATCCATGACAGAAATCGATAAATGGGCATTGAGCAAGCTCCATAACCTTATCAAAGTCATCACCGCGGCTTATGATTCTTTCGAATTCCACAAGGCATACCGCGAGATTTACGAATTCTGCGTGGTGGAGATGAGCTCGTTTTATATAGATGTCCTTAAAGACCGGCTCTATACATTTGCCGTGGATAGCGTTGAGCGGCGTTCGGCACAGACCGTGATGCACGAAATTGCCACGGGCCTGACCAAGCTGGTCGCGCCGATTCTCGCCCACACGGCCGAGGAAATCTGGACGGAAATCAACCTGGATGGAAAACAGGAAAGCGTCCATCTGGCCGACTGGCCCAAGGCGAATGACAAATACATCAATGCGGAGCTGGAAGCCAACTGGGCGAAGCTCTTAAAGATTAAGACCGAGGTAAGCAGGAAGCTCGACACACTAAGAAAAGACGGGACGCTGGGGAGCTCGCTTGAAGCCGAGGTAACGCTTTACACGGAAAACGCGGAGTGGTCAAAGCTCCTGAAACAGTATGAGAAATCCCTGCCTGCAATATTGATAATTTCCCAGGCGCACCTTGCGGAGAAAAAGCCGGAAAACGCCGGCGCTGGAACCGATATCCCGGAAATCTTTATCGCGGCAAAGAAATGCAGTTACCAGAAATGCGAGCGGTGCTGGAACTATCGGGAAGCTGTGGGCAAGGATAATAACTATCCGACCCTCTGCGACCGTTGCATCCCGGTAATCAGCGGGAAATAG
- a CDS encoding ATP-binding protein, protein MKTASYRKRWLTGLISDSIKTFKVVVLTGARQTGKTTLLREESLFNVWHYISLDDFELLARAQKDPSNLWFGRKRVIIDEAQKSTRLLSAIKHAVDSDPKQRFVLSGSANLLLMKRISESLAGRAVYFVLYPMSLGEIHKKAADNPLIPLFAGKSPKASVKSNTDIIDCLLKGLMPPLLAIKGRKPVLEWWEGYIATYLERDLRDLSQIDSLPDFRRLMGVLAARTGNILNRADAARDAGLSRPTATRYINLLEVSHIIELVSGYFKNRTKRVVKAPKIYWLDPALAVFLMGIYDAKALKQARELGALFEGLVYHHLRIWNNLLTPRGRIYYWRTENGTEVDFILEYGRKLLALEIKKSDKISYADTANLRAFIEQHPQTEQGIVIYTGKEVKRITEKITAIPWTYFT, encoded by the coding sequence ATGAAAACCGCGTCCTACAGGAAAAGATGGCTGACCGGCCTGATATCAGATTCGATTAAAACATTTAAAGTGGTTGTCTTAACCGGCGCCCGCCAGACCGGTAAAACCACTCTGCTGCGCGAGGAATCGCTCTTTAACGTCTGGCATTATATTTCACTTGATGATTTTGAGTTATTAGCGCGCGCCCAGAAAGACCCTTCTAACCTCTGGTTTGGCCGGAAACGGGTGATTATTGACGAAGCGCAGAAATCAACTAGGCTTCTTTCCGCCATAAAACACGCGGTGGATTCCGACCCCAAACAGCGGTTTGTCCTTTCCGGGTCGGCTAACCTGCTTTTAATGAAAAGGATCTCTGAAAGTTTAGCCGGCCGGGCGGTATATTTCGTGTTATATCCGATGAGCCTGGGCGAGATACATAAAAAGGCGGCGGATAACCCGCTTATCCCGCTTTTCGCGGGGAAATCACCCAAAGCATCAGTAAAAAGCAATACGGATATTATCGATTGCCTCTTAAAAGGATTAATGCCTCCGCTTTTGGCCATTAAAGGGCGTAAGCCGGTTTTGGAATGGTGGGAAGGCTATATTGCCACATACTTAGAGCGTGATTTAAGGGATTTATCGCAAATAGATTCCCTGCCGGATTTCCGGCGCCTGATGGGCGTCTTAGCCGCGCGGACTGGAAATATATTGAACCGGGCGGATGCCGCGCGTGATGCCGGATTATCCCGCCCGACCGCTACCCGTTATATCAACCTACTGGAAGTCTCCCATATTATTGAATTAGTGTCCGGCTATTTTAAGAACCGGACCAAGCGGGTGGTAAAAGCCCCCAAAATATACTGGCTTGACCCGGCATTGGCAGTTTTCCTGATGGGCATTTATGATGCCAAAGCATTAAAGCAGGCGCGGGAGCTCGGCGCGCTTTTTGAAGGGCTGGTTTATCACCACCTCAGGATATGGAATAATCTTTTGACCCCCCGCGGAAGGATATACTATTGGCGCACCGAAAACGGGACCGAAGTGGATTTTATCCTGGAATACGGCAGGAAACTCCTAGCATTGGAAATAAAGAAAAGCGATAAAATCAGCTATGCGGATACGGCTAACCTGAGGGCGTTTATCGAACAACATCCGCAAACGGAACAGGGTATAGTAATTTACACAGGGAAAGAGGTAAAACGGATTACTGAAAAAATAACCGCAATCCCGTGGACTTATTTTACCTAA
- a CDS encoding ChaN family lipoprotein gives MTLQNTKKWMIALMLIAAAALIMQCSNTGSTVEAKKPVFLKATPENLKAIPIDQLYKTFVDVEKNEIIDFPEFINRMKGVQVLLFGESHNNEPQHALQLEVLKAFNEDKGHKTVLAMEFLYRPIQKELDAYTAGKMTEAELVPLILQGLNKDWYDKYYRRFILYAGENKLPLLGLNVYNPLKAKYSQVGWDGLTDEEKQYVAKDIDLTNKAHKEYIHKQSEAMIQMGVFTEEQFDRMYWGQCVWDETMGETIANYFKAYFHYADAPRIPVRIMAIEGRAHIEYKFNTPSRAAKRYQMNYKTLIPVETNAQGKVDYGQLLSSGIADFITFSPESPEADMSKFPKKMFQKIVPR, from the coding sequence ATGACGCTACAAAACACTAAGAAATGGATGATTGCACTGATGCTTATCGCCGCGGCGGCGCTTATAATGCAGTGCTCAAATACCGGAAGCACCGTTGAAGCCAAGAAACCTGTCTTCCTAAAAGCAACCCCGGAAAACCTGAAAGCCATCCCGATAGACCAACTCTATAAAACATTCGTCGATGTGGAAAAGAATGAAATCATAGATTTCCCGGAGTTCATCAATCGGATGAAAGGCGTCCAGGTGCTCTTATTCGGGGAAAGCCATAACAACGAACCCCAGCACGCCCTCCAGCTGGAGGTCTTAAAGGCTTTTAATGAAGACAAAGGCCATAAAACAGTCCTGGCAATGGAATTCCTTTACCGCCCCATCCAAAAAGAGCTTGATGCCTATACCGCCGGGAAGATGACCGAGGCGGAATTAGTCCCTCTTATCCTGCAGGGATTGAATAAAGACTGGTATGATAAATATTATCGGAGGTTCATCCTTTACGCCGGGGAAAACAAACTGCCCCTGCTCGGGCTTAATGTCTATAACCCGCTCAAGGCAAAATATTCACAGGTCGGCTGGGACGGACTGACCGACGAGGAAAAGCAATACGTCGCCAAAGATATAGATTTGACCAACAAGGCGCACAAGGAATACATACATAAGCAATCCGAGGCGATGATTCAAATGGGCGTCTTTACCGAGGAGCAATTCGACCGGATGTATTGGGGGCAATGCGTCTGGGATGAAACCATGGGGGAAACCATTGCCAATTATTTTAAGGCGTATTTTCATTATGCAGATGCGCCTAGGATACCGGTCCGGATAATGGCGATTGAGGGGCGGGCGCATATTGAATACAAGTTTAACACACCCAGCCGGGCGGCCAAGCGGTATCAGATGAACTATAAGACCCTGATTCCGGTGGAGACAAACGCGCAGGGCAAGGTGGATTACGGGCAATTATTGAGTTCCGGGATAGCGGATTTTATCACCTTTTCCCCAGAATCGCCGGAAGCGGACATGTCTAAATTCCCCAAGAAGATGTTCCAGAAAATCGTTCCACGATAA